Proteins co-encoded in one Capra hircus breed San Clemente unplaced genomic scaffold, ASM170441v1, whole genome shotgun sequence genomic window:
- the LOC108635337 gene encoding transcription initiation factor TFIID subunit 2-like: protein MPVAMALLRDVHNLCPKEVLTFILDLIKYNDNRKNKFSDNYYRAEMIDALANSVTPAVSVNNEVRTLDNLNPDVRLILEEITRFLNMEKLLPSYRHTITVSCLRAIRVLQKNGHVPSDPSLFRSYAEYGHFVDIRIAALEAVVDYTK from the exons aTGCCAGTTGCAATGGCCTTATTGAGAGATGTTCACAACCTTTGTCCCAAAGAAGTCTTAACGTTTATTTTAGACTTAATCAAGTACAATGACAACAGAAAAAATAAG TTTTCAGATAACTATTACCGCGCAGAGATGATTGATGCCCTTGCCAACTCTGTTACGCCTGCAGTCAGCGTGAATAATGAAGTCCGAACTTTGGATAACTTAAATCCGGACGTGCGACTCATTCTTGAAGAAATCACTAGGTTTTTGAACATGGAAAAACTTCTTCCAAGTTACAGGCACACCATCACTGTCAG CTGTCTGAGAGCCATACGAGTGCTTCAGAAGAACGGGCATGTGCCCAGTGACCCGTCTCTCTTCAGATCTTATGCAGAGTATGGCCACTTTGTGGACATCAGAATAGCAGCTTTGGAAGCGGTGGTTGATTACACTAAAG